A genomic window from Halorubrum trapanicum includes:
- a CDS encoding Nif3-like dinuclear metal center hexameric protein: MKLSEYVDRLDDRLDTAAYADVDASANGLQVGPDDADVERVAFAVDAATATVEAAADAGADVLVVHHGLSWGGIERVTGRSHDRIAALVENDVALYVSHLPLDGHQELGNAAGVADAVGLSDREPFGEMGPVTIGTIGETASPRSAAEIRETLDGFEGQPAGEASPTRVLDFGPDEIERVAVVTGSGVDWLDEAVAADADALITGEGKGQVYHDAREAEITVFLAGHYATETFGVRALQSVTDDWGVETTYVSHPTGL; the protein is encoded by the coding sequence ATGAAGCTCTCCGAGTACGTCGATCGGCTCGACGACCGGCTCGACACGGCCGCGTACGCCGACGTCGACGCGAGCGCGAACGGGTTACAGGTGGGTCCGGACGACGCCGACGTGGAGCGCGTCGCGTTCGCGGTCGACGCCGCGACGGCGACCGTCGAGGCCGCCGCGGACGCGGGCGCCGACGTCCTCGTCGTCCACCACGGACTCTCGTGGGGCGGCATCGAGCGCGTCACGGGACGGTCGCACGACCGGATCGCGGCCCTCGTCGAGAACGACGTCGCGCTGTACGTCTCGCACCTCCCGCTCGACGGGCATCAGGAACTGGGTAACGCCGCGGGGGTCGCGGACGCGGTCGGGCTCTCCGACCGCGAGCCGTTCGGCGAGATGGGGCCGGTGACGATCGGGACGATCGGCGAGACCGCGTCGCCGCGGTCGGCGGCCGAGATCCGCGAGACGCTCGACGGGTTCGAGGGGCAGCCGGCGGGCGAGGCGTCGCCCACGCGGGTGCTCGACTTCGGTCCCGACGAGATCGAGCGGGTCGCGGTCGTCACCGGTTCCGGGGTCGACTGGCTCGACGAGGCGGTCGCGGCGGACGCGGACGCGCTGATCACCGGCGAGGGGAAAGGGCAGGTCTACCACGACGCGCGGGAGGCGGAGATTACGGTGTTCCTCGCCGGCCACTACGCCACGGAGACGTTCGGCGTCCGCGCGCTCCAGTCGGTGACCGACGACTGGGGCGTCGAGACGACGTACGTCTCGCACCCGACCGGGCTGTGA
- a CDS encoding DUF5787 family protein, producing the protein MTPDAEFGYELLVCRYAELAWHPSECPRPALVARQLGTQDRRWDTVVIEVDPAAFARRRAFGDRAIGSDLLHVVRGAPAEWAFYRDALPHPGYPWRYVRQAVHRAAGRDLIEKRRDGNRIQIRRKRPYPGWVERIVAVENKPDLDRSAADRLADQLDHDIETALADEAWLATETTGERVEPALLREMPVEAGILATDFSAGVDAGAADVAWHPSDLSPGEGERRDAETETLRLEIAERAYGKGWRSYHDTMRPDCRHFELRREGRALVPHCAAKEKLPTARECSGSCSEFSPEPPQWRTSGWPIEGGPGKGFKRLLRRRRERERDRAERVE; encoded by the coding sequence GTGACGCCCGACGCCGAGTTCGGCTACGAGCTCTTGGTCTGCCGGTACGCCGAGCTGGCGTGGCACCCGAGCGAGTGCCCCCGTCCCGCGCTGGTCGCCCGCCAGCTCGGCACCCAAGACCGACGGTGGGACACCGTCGTTATCGAGGTCGACCCGGCCGCGTTCGCGCGGCGGCGCGCGTTCGGCGACCGGGCCATCGGCTCCGACCTCCTCCACGTCGTCCGGGGGGCGCCCGCCGAGTGGGCGTTCTATCGCGACGCGCTGCCGCACCCCGGCTACCCGTGGCGCTACGTGCGGCAGGCGGTCCACCGCGCGGCGGGCCGGGACCTGATCGAGAAGCGGCGCGACGGCAACCGGATCCAGATCCGCCGGAAGCGACCGTACCCGGGCTGGGTCGAGCGGATCGTCGCGGTCGAGAACAAGCCGGACCTGGACCGCTCCGCGGCCGACCGGCTCGCCGACCAGCTCGACCACGACATCGAGACCGCGCTCGCCGACGAGGCGTGGCTCGCGACCGAGACGACCGGCGAGCGCGTCGAACCCGCGCTGCTCCGCGAGATGCCCGTCGAGGCCGGGATCCTCGCGACCGACTTCTCCGCGGGCGTCGACGCCGGGGCGGCCGACGTGGCGTGGCACCCCAGCGACCTCTCCCCGGGGGAAGGCGAGCGCCGCGACGCCGAGACCGAGACGCTGCGGCTGGAGATCGCCGAGCGCGCCTACGGGAAGGGGTGGCGCTCGTACCACGACACGATGCGCCCCGACTGCCGGCACTTCGAACTCCGCCGCGAGGGGCGCGCGCTCGTCCCGCACTGCGCGGCGAAGGAGAAGCTCCCCACCGCGCGGGAGTGTTCCGGCTCCTGTTCGGAGTTCTCGCCGGAGCCGCCCCAATGGCGCACGAGCGGGTGGCCGATAGAGGGCGGGCCCGGGAAGGGGTTCAAGCGGCTACTGCGGCGGCGGCGGGAACGCGAGCGGGACCGGGCCGAAAGGGTTGAGTGA
- the tgtA gene encoding tRNA guanosine(15) transglycosylase TgtA produces the protein MRDHFEIRDHDAAGRIGRLEVPRADVTVETPALLPVVNPNVLTIEPERLRGEFGAEMLITNSYIIRSTDRIRDRVLDQGLHEFLGFDGAIMTDSGSFQLAEYGDIDVTTEEIIEFQRRIGSDVATPVDVPTPPDADRERAERELATTKQALADAEEAETGEMLVNAPVQGSTYGDLREGAGRHAAATDLDVFPVGAMVPLLNSYRYAEMVEAVRAAKRGLGPGAPVHLFGAGHPMMLALAVAAGCDLFDSAAYALMARDGRYLTVSGTEHLEDLDYFPCSCPVCADHSPADLRDFDDGETERLLAEHNLHVTFEELRRVKEAIRSGTLLELVDRRARGHPAMLDGYRALLDRADELERTDPGSKDAFFYTSHEAARRPEVERHRDRLARLAAPDDLLLTESKAPSNHEYDAVWRVKPPFGPYPPALSETYPLTAEVPERTDDAAQVAAAEGVVALAAANPETALTLGHDAWCDRALDRLPERVETENLRTLG, from the coding sequence ATGCGCGATCACTTCGAGATCCGGGACCACGACGCGGCCGGGCGGATCGGCCGGCTGGAGGTCCCGCGCGCCGACGTCACGGTCGAGACGCCGGCGCTCCTGCCCGTGGTCAACCCCAACGTGCTCACGATCGAGCCCGAGCGGCTCCGCGGGGAGTTCGGCGCGGAGATGCTGATCACGAACTCCTACATCATCCGCAGCACGGACCGCATCCGCGACCGCGTGCTCGACCAGGGGCTCCACGAGTTCCTCGGCTTCGACGGCGCGATCATGACCGACTCCGGCTCCTTCCAGCTGGCCGAGTACGGCGACATCGACGTGACGACCGAAGAGATCATCGAGTTCCAGCGGCGGATCGGCAGCGACGTGGCGACGCCGGTCGACGTGCCGACGCCGCCCGACGCCGACCGCGAGCGGGCGGAGCGCGAACTGGCGACGACGAAGCAGGCGCTCGCGGACGCGGAAGAGGCCGAGACCGGCGAGATGCTCGTCAACGCGCCGGTCCAGGGGTCGACGTACGGCGACCTCCGCGAGGGTGCTGGGCGGCACGCGGCCGCGACCGACCTCGACGTCTTCCCGGTCGGCGCGATGGTCCCCCTCCTGAACTCCTACCGCTACGCCGAGATGGTGGAGGCGGTGCGCGCGGCCAAGCGCGGGCTCGGCCCGGGCGCGCCGGTCCACCTCTTCGGCGCCGGCCACCCGATGATGCTCGCGCTCGCGGTGGCGGCCGGCTGCGACCTGTTCGACTCGGCCGCGTACGCGCTGATGGCGCGCGACGGCCGCTACCTCACCGTCTCGGGGACAGAACACCTGGAGGACCTCGACTACTTTCCCTGCTCGTGTCCGGTGTGCGCGGATCACTCGCCGGCCGACCTCCGCGACTTCGACGACGGCGAGACGGAGCGGCTGCTCGCCGAGCACAACCTCCACGTCACCTTCGAGGAGCTGCGCCGCGTGAAGGAGGCGATCCGCTCGGGGACGCTGCTCGAACTGGTCGACCGCCGCGCCCGCGGCCACCCGGCGATGCTCGACGGCTACCGCGCGCTGCTCGACCGCGCCGACGAACTGGAGCGCACCGATCCCGGCTCGAAGGACGCGTTCTTCTACACCTCCCACGAGGCGGCCCGCCGGCCGGAAGTCGAACGGCACCGCGACCGACTCGCCCGGCTGGCGGCGCCCGACGACCTCCTCCTCACGGAGTCGAAGGCGCCCTCGAACCACGAGTACGACGCCGTCTGGCGCGTGAAGCCGCCGTTCGGCCCCTATCCGCCCGCGCTCTCGGAGACGTATCCGCTCACCGCGGAGGTGCCCGAGCGGACCGACGACGCGGCGCAGGTCGCGGCCGCGGAGGGGGTCGTCGCGCTGGCGGCGGCCAACCCCGAGACGGCGCTCACGCTCGGCCACGACGCGTGGTGCGACCGCGCGCTCGACCGCCTGCCCGAGCGCGTCGAGACGGAGAACCTGCGGACGCTCGGCTGA
- a CDS encoding LUD domain-containing protein has product MSLADTSTFAGRLDDLGVAVSTGPPAECAAMVEAAAGEPAVGVPLARSGPAAFADSPAALPDRVETAPTTADLRAAHTGVTAASLGVAEYGSVALEADAAGTEPVSLFVDRHVVVLREADLVPDMPDAFDWLGPRARDESVDVVFATGPSATADMGGLVHGAHGPKEVHVILLRGEDAADGSDAAVDAEDDQ; this is encoded by the coding sequence ATGTCACTCGCAGACACGTCGACGTTCGCCGGTCGGCTCGACGACCTCGGCGTCGCGGTCTCGACGGGGCCGCCCGCGGAGTGCGCGGCCATGGTCGAGGCGGCCGCGGGCGAGCCCGCGGTCGGGGTGCCGCTGGCGCGCTCGGGGCCGGCCGCGTTCGCCGACTCGCCCGCGGCCCTGCCGGACCGCGTCGAGACGGCGCCGACGACCGCCGACCTCCGGGCGGCGCACACCGGCGTCACCGCGGCGTCGCTCGGCGTCGCCGAGTACGGGAGCGTCGCGCTGGAGGCGGACGCGGCCGGCACGGAGCCGGTGAGCCTCTTCGTCGACCGCCACGTCGTCGTCCTCCGAGAGGCCGACCTCGTCCCGGACATGCCCGACGCCTTCGACTGGCTCGGGCCGCGGGCGCGCGACGAGTCGGTCGACGTGGTGTTCGCGACCGGGCCGAGCGCGACCGCGGACATGGGCGGGCTCGTTCACGGCGCGCACGGGCCGAAGGAGGTCCACGTGATCCTGTTGCGCGGCGAGGACGCGGCGGACGGCTCGGACGCCGCTGTCGACGCGGAGGACGACCAATGA
- a CDS encoding FAD-binding and (Fe-S)-binding domain-containing protein, translating to MATNTPGPDPTDGGDFDYTGGAVERPDLVDALAERVAGDVRFDDYSKRLYATDASAYEVTPIGVVIPESTADVAAVHEYCFEEGIPVLPRGGGTSLAGQTVNEAVVLDLTGEMDDVVSTDPDAKRARVQAGAYVGDLNAAVEPDGLKFAPDPAWRDKSAVGGAIGNNSTGSHSLKYGKTDHYVEEAEVVLADGTVTTFGEVAVEDLRASADPDADDLLPRIHAEVVRVLDEEADRIDERFPELKRNVSGYNLDRLLAEHRGEHGEAGVVNLARLLAGSEGTLATVTEATLSLVEIPETKAVALLTYDDLLDAMEDVAACLEHDPAAVEVMDDVLLGLAADTPEFEDVVGMLPDGTDSVLLVEFYADSDAAGKRKVADLIADRVGAAANGGDGDGAGVATAVEPSAGAAETTSHPRRAVHAMEAHDPEKRDRFWKMRKAGLPILLSRTTDEKHISFIEDCAIPPEHLPEYTREFQEILADNDTFATFYAHAGPGVLHVRPLINTKDVDGVDAMVDIADRVTDAVVRLGGSVSGEHGDGRARTQWNRKLYGDDLWEAFRDLKTAFDPDWLLNPGNVCGEFDMRENLRFDDDYEYDAGFDPAMEWAVDNGMQGMVELCHGCGGCRGPQETTGGVMCPTYRAADEEIQSTRGRANTLRGAMTGELPDDPTDDEFVTEVMDLCVGCKGCKVDCPSGVDMAKLKAEVEHAHHEEHGIDLRTRLLGRFESLAPLASKFAPLSNLPNKIPGSGLLAEKALGIARERDLPTFRSETLVDWFEARGGAGVPRDEAARDVLLFPDVYTTYTNPGAGKAAVRVLEAADCHVRIPDVDGSGRPPHSKGLLDVSRATARDAVETLAPDVRDGWDVVVVEPSDAVMLQSDYHDLLDGDASDVPDEDVAAVSEHAYGVMEFVDAHRLDEELPLDAPTESLTYHGHCHQKATKKDHHAVGVLRRAGYGVDPLDSSCCGMAGSFGYEAEHYSMSKAIGENLFEQVSASDGDGLVAPGTSCRTQLEEGPGEVPEPSHPIEKLAAALA from the coding sequence ATGGCGACTAACACCCCGGGTCCCGACCCGACGGACGGCGGGGACTTCGACTACACCGGCGGCGCGGTGGAGCGACCGGACCTCGTCGACGCGCTCGCCGAGCGCGTCGCGGGCGACGTGCGGTTCGACGACTACTCGAAGCGGCTGTACGCGACCGACGCCTCGGCGTACGAGGTCACGCCGATCGGCGTCGTGATCCCGGAGTCGACCGCGGACGTCGCGGCCGTCCACGAGTACTGCTTCGAGGAGGGGATCCCCGTCCTCCCGCGGGGCGGCGGCACCTCGCTCGCCGGGCAGACCGTCAACGAGGCGGTCGTCCTCGATCTGACGGGCGAGATGGACGACGTGGTGTCGACCGATCCCGACGCGAAGCGGGCCCGCGTCCAGGCCGGCGCGTACGTCGGCGACCTGAACGCCGCGGTCGAGCCCGACGGCCTGAAGTTCGCGCCCGACCCGGCGTGGCGCGACAAGTCCGCGGTCGGCGGCGCGATCGGCAACAACTCCACCGGCTCGCACTCGCTGAAGTACGGGAAGACCGACCACTACGTCGAGGAGGCGGAGGTCGTCCTCGCCGACGGCACCGTGACGACGTTCGGCGAGGTCGCGGTCGAGGACCTCCGCGCGTCCGCCGACCCTGACGCCGACGACCTCCTGCCCCGGATCCACGCCGAGGTCGTCCGAGTCCTCGACGAGGAGGCCGACCGGATCGACGAGCGGTTCCCGGAGCTGAAGCGGAACGTCTCCGGCTACAACCTCGACCGCCTGCTCGCCGAGCATCGCGGCGAACACGGCGAGGCGGGCGTTGTCAACCTCGCCCGCCTGCTCGCCGGCAGCGAGGGGACGCTCGCGACGGTGACGGAGGCGACCCTCTCGCTCGTCGAGATCCCCGAGACGAAGGCGGTCGCGCTGCTCACCTACGACGACCTCCTCGACGCGATGGAGGACGTGGCGGCGTGCCTCGAACACGACCCAGCCGCCGTCGAGGTGATGGACGACGTTCTGCTGGGGCTCGCCGCCGACACGCCGGAGTTCGAGGACGTCGTCGGCATGCTCCCCGACGGCACCGACTCCGTGCTGCTCGTCGAGTTCTACGCCGACAGCGACGCGGCGGGGAAGCGGAAGGTCGCGGACCTGATCGCGGATCGGGTGGGCGCGGCCGCGAACGGGGGCGACGGGGACGGCGCCGGCGTCGCCACCGCGGTCGAGCCGAGCGCGGGCGCCGCCGAGACGACGAGCCACCCCCGTCGGGCGGTTCACGCGATGGAGGCGCACGACCCCGAGAAGCGCGACCGGTTCTGGAAGATGCGCAAGGCGGGGCTCCCGATCCTCCTGTCGCGGACCACCGACGAGAAGCATATCTCCTTCATCGAGGACTGCGCCATTCCCCCGGAGCACCTCCCCGAGTACACTCGCGAGTTCCAGGAGATCCTCGCCGACAACGACACGTTCGCGACCTTCTACGCGCACGCCGGCCCGGGCGTGCTCCACGTCCGCCCGCTGATCAACACGAAGGACGTCGACGGCGTCGACGCGATGGTCGACATCGCCGACCGCGTCACCGACGCGGTGGTCCGGCTCGGCGGGTCGGTATCCGGCGAACACGGCGACGGGCGCGCCCGGACGCAGTGGAACCGGAAGCTGTACGGCGACGACCTCTGGGAGGCGTTCCGCGACCTCAAAACCGCGTTCGACCCCGACTGGCTGCTCAACCCCGGGAACGTCTGCGGGGAGTTCGACATGCGCGAGAACCTCCGGTTCGACGACGACTACGAGTACGACGCCGGCTTCGACCCCGCGATGGAGTGGGCCGTCGACAACGGGATGCAGGGGATGGTCGAGCTCTGTCACGGCTGCGGCGGCTGCCGCGGCCCGCAGGAGACGACCGGCGGCGTGATGTGCCCGACCTACCGCGCCGCCGACGAGGAGATCCAGTCGACCCGCGGGCGGGCGAACACCCTCCGCGGGGCCATGACCGGCGAGCTCCCCGACGACCCGACCGACGACGAGTTCGTCACCGAGGTGATGGACCTCTGTGTCGGCTGCAAGGGCTGTAAGGTCGACTGCCCGAGCGGCGTCGACATGGCGAAGCTGAAGGCCGAGGTCGAACACGCCCACCACGAGGAACACGGTATCGACCTTCGAACGCGACTGCTCGGCCGCTTCGAGTCGCTCGCGCCGCTCGCCTCGAAGTTCGCCCCGCTCTCGAACCTCCCGAACAAGATCCCCGGGAGCGGCCTCCTCGCGGAGAAGGCGCTCGGTATCGCGAGGGAACGGGACCTCCCGACCTTCCGCTCGGAGACGCTCGTCGACTGGTTCGAGGCGCGCGGCGGCGCCGGCGTCCCGCGCGACGAGGCCGCCCGCGACGTGCTCCTCTTCCCCGACGTGTACACCACCTACACCAACCCCGGCGCGGGGAAGGCCGCGGTGCGCGTGCTGGAGGCCGCCGACTGCCACGTCAGGATTCCGGATGTCGACGGCAGCGGGCGCCCGCCTCACTCCAAAGGCTTGCTCGACGTGTCGCGCGCGACCGCGAGAGACGCCGTCGAAACGCTCGCGCCCGACGTGCGCGACGGCTGGGACGTGGTGGTCGTCGAGCCCTCCGACGCCGTCATGCTCCAGTCCGACTACCACGACCTGCTCGACGGCGACGCCAGCGACGTGCCGGACGAGGACGTGGCGGCCGTCTCGGAGCACGCCTACGGGGTCATGGAGTTCGTCGACGCCCACCGGCTCGACGAGGAACTCCCGCTCGACGCGCCGACCGAGTCGCTCACCTACCACGGCCACTGCCACCAGAAGGCGACGAAGAAGGACCACCACGCGGTCGGCGTGCTCCGGCGCGCCGGCTACGGCGTCGACCCGCTCGACTCCTCCTGTTGCGGGATGGCGGGCTCGTTCGGCTACGAGGCCGAACACTACTCGATGAGCAAGGCGATCGGCGAGAACCTGTTCGAGCAGGTCTCGGCCAGCGACGGCGACGGACTCGTCGCGCCCGGAACCTCCTGTCGGACGCAGTTGGAGGAAGGCCCCGGCGAGGTTCCGGAGCCGTCGCATCCGATCGAGAAGCTGGCGGCCGCGCTGGCGTAG
- a CDS encoding LUD domain-containing protein — MSSDAETGAEEAAATEPADNPDREAKAERIRELLTTEGDAVAENTRGFNEGRYESTGRLDGYEELKDEARAIKEDAIERLPDLIDEVRASVEANGGTVYLADDAADANRYIREVAAERDAERAVKSKSMTSEEIEVNDALEADGVDVVETDLGEWVLQLADEEPSHIVAPAIHKSREGIAELFAERFDPEDPPETAEELTMFARERLGELIEDADLGMTGANFIAADSGTMLLVTSEGNARKTVTATDTHVAVAGVEKLVPTVEEFSPFVELIGRSGTGQDVTSYISTLTPPVDSPVPDFEAADEPLADGSESDREFHLVLIDNGRMAMRDDEELKETLYCIRCSACSNACGNFQSVGGHAFGGETYSGGIATGWEAGIEGLDTAAEFNDLCTGCSRCVPACPVGIDIPWINTAVRDRINRGEAEPGQTDWMFEELVPDEEPGGLDLATRLVGNYATLAEWGHKTAPVANRLANAGPVRALAERVAGIDRRRELPEFARESLVEWFDARGGPAVPADEATREAVVYPDTATNYVDVGRGKATVRALEALGVRVRVPDLPGSGRPPLSQGMIATAEAAAEDLYAGLAPHLDAGRDVVAIEPSDLATFRREYERFLPAASYERLADASYDVMEYAFGLLENGADPAALRAPSEGTGPVASGQRIAYHPHCQARTVGVSEYATATLERLGYDVRVSDTECCGMAGSFGYKTDYYELSVDVGEPLVEQFGDTDRTVVAPGTSCTEQLDALLDAAPRHPIEVVAPRE, encoded by the coding sequence ATGAGTAGCGACGCCGAGACCGGCGCCGAGGAGGCGGCGGCGACCGAACCGGCGGACAATCCCGACCGCGAGGCGAAGGCCGAGCGGATCCGCGAGCTGTTGACGACCGAGGGCGACGCGGTCGCAGAGAACACCCGCGGGTTCAACGAGGGCCGCTACGAGTCGACCGGGCGGCTCGACGGCTACGAGGAACTGAAAGACGAGGCGCGGGCGATCAAGGAGGACGCGATCGAGCGGCTCCCCGACCTCATCGACGAGGTGAGAGCGAGCGTCGAGGCCAACGGGGGCACGGTCTACCTCGCCGACGACGCGGCCGACGCGAACCGATACATCCGCGAGGTCGCGGCCGAGCGAGACGCCGAGCGCGCGGTGAAGTCGAAGTCGATGACCTCCGAGGAGATCGAGGTGAACGACGCGCTCGAAGCGGACGGCGTCGACGTCGTCGAGACCGACCTCGGCGAGTGGGTGCTCCAGCTGGCCGACGAGGAGCCCTCGCACATCGTCGCGCCGGCGATCCACAAGTCGCGTGAGGGGATCGCGGAGCTGTTCGCCGAGCGGTTCGACCCGGAAGACCCGCCCGAGACCGCCGAGGAGCTCACGATGTTCGCCCGCGAGCGGCTGGGCGAGCTGATCGAGGACGCGGACCTCGGGATGACCGGCGCGAACTTCATCGCCGCCGACTCGGGCACCATGCTCTTAGTCACCAGCGAGGGGAACGCCCGCAAGACGGTGACCGCGACCGACACCCACGTCGCGGTCGCGGGCGTCGAGAAGCTCGTCCCGACCGTCGAGGAGTTCTCCCCGTTCGTCGAGCTGATCGGCCGGTCGGGGACCGGTCAGGACGTGACCTCCTACATCTCGACGCTCACGCCGCCCGTCGACTCGCCCGTGCCGGACTTCGAAGCGGCGGACGAGCCGCTCGCCGACGGCTCGGAGTCCGACCGCGAGTTCCACCTCGTCCTGATCGACAACGGGCGCATGGCGATGCGCGACGACGAGGAGCTGAAGGAGACGCTGTACTGTATCCGCTGTTCGGCCTGCTCGAACGCCTGCGGCAACTTCCAGAGCGTCGGCGGCCACGCGTTCGGCGGCGAGACGTACTCCGGCGGGATCGCCACCGGCTGGGAGGCCGGCATCGAGGGGCTCGACACCGCGGCCGAGTTCAACGACCTCTGTACCGGCTGCTCGCGCTGCGTCCCGGCGTGTCCGGTCGGCATCGACATCCCGTGGATCAACACCGCGGTCCGCGACCGGATCAACCGCGGCGAGGCGGAGCCCGGCCAGACGGACTGGATGTTCGAGGAGCTGGTCCCGGACGAGGAGCCCGGCGGGCTCGACCTGGCCACGCGCCTCGTGGGCAACTACGCGACGCTCGCGGAGTGGGGCCACAAGACGGCGCCGGTCGCCAACCGCCTCGCGAACGCCGGCCCGGTGCGCGCGCTCGCCGAGCGGGTGGCCGGCATCGACCGCCGCCGAGAGCTCCCCGAGTTCGCGCGCGAGTCGCTCGTGGAGTGGTTCGACGCGCGGGGCGGCCCGGCGGTCCCGGCCGACGAGGCGACCCGCGAGGCCGTCGTCTACCCCGACACCGCGACGAACTACGTCGACGTCGGGCGCGGGAAGGCGACCGTCAGGGCGCTGGAGGCACTGGGCGTCCGCGTCCGCGTGCCGGACCTTCCCGGGAGCGGCCGCCCGCCGCTGTCGCAGGGGATGATCGCGACCGCCGAGGCCGCCGCCGAGGACCTCTACGCCGGGCTGGCGCCCCACCTCGACGCCGGCCGCGACGTGGTCGCCATCGAGCCGAGCGACCTCGCGACGTTCCGTCGCGAGTACGAGCGGTTCCTCCCGGCCGCCTCCTACGAGCGGCTCGCGGACGCGAGCTACGACGTCATGGAGTACGCCTTCGGCCTGCTGGAGAACGGCGCCGACCCGGCGGCGCTGCGCGCGCCGAGCGAGGGGACCGGCCCGGTGGCGTCGGGGCAGCGGATCGCCTACCACCCGCACTGTCAGGCCCGCACGGTCGGGGTGAGCGAGTACGCGACCGCGACCCTCGAACGGCTCGGCTACGACGTGCGCGTCTCCGACACGGAGTGTTGCGGGATGGCGGGCTCGTTCGGCTACAAGACGGACTACTACGAGCTGAGCGTGGACGTCGGCGAGCCCCTCGTCGAGCAGTTCGGCGACACCGACCGCACCGTCGTCGCACCGGGCACGTCCTGTACCGAGCAGCTCGACGCCCTGTTGGACGCGGCGCCGAGACATCCGATCGAGGTCGTCGCGCCGCGGGAGTGA
- a CDS encoding PRC-barrel domain-containing protein, giving the protein MNAAPEEITSLVGREVYSSNGVFVGEIEDIQLDLDARSVTGLALAELNHELFAGQVGGSTGVIVPYRWVRAVGDVVLINDVIERYDTGESDEEGSEVEARAESR; this is encoded by the coding sequence ATGAACGCAGCCCCCGAAGAGATCACGTCGCTCGTCGGTCGCGAGGTGTACTCGAGCAACGGCGTTTTCGTCGGCGAGATCGAAGACATCCAGCTCGATCTGGACGCGCGCTCCGTCACCGGCCTCGCGCTCGCCGAACTCAACCACGAACTGTTCGCCGGACAGGTGGGCGGATCGACCGGCGTCATCGTCCCGTACCGCTGGGTCCGCGCGGTCGGCGACGTCGTCCTGATCAACGACGTCATCGAGCGGTACGACACGGGCGAGTCCGACGAGGAAGGGAGCGAGGTCGAGGCCCGGGCGGAGTCCCGGTAA
- a CDS encoding uS10/mL48 family ribosomal protein, with product MTFVTKLDFASGDRDVLVETVQDLKETLERKGAECKGPHASPSENVTVPLYKNLEPGDEFSPWRYDVYRRSMEIHGADDIARDVVGRDFPDSIHVEVEVDQKKPLGHRRD from the coding sequence ATGACCTTCGTCACGAAACTCGACTTCGCGTCCGGCGACCGCGACGTGCTCGTCGAGACCGTTCAGGACCTCAAGGAGACGCTCGAACGCAAGGGCGCCGAGTGCAAGGGCCCGCACGCGAGCCCCTCGGAGAACGTCACCGTCCCGCTGTACAAGAACCTCGAGCCCGGCGACGAGTTCTCGCCGTGGCGCTACGACGTGTACCGCCGCTCGATGGAGATCCACGGCGCCGACGACATCGCGCGCGACGTCGTCGGCCGCGACTTCCCCGACTCGATCCACGTCGAGGTCGAGGTCGACCAGAAGAAGCCGCTCGGGCACCGGCGGGACTGA
- a CDS encoding bis(5'-nucleosyl)-tetraphosphatase — translation MTVEATSAGAILFRDTRGEREYLLLKSRPGDWEFPKGGVEGDEELQQTAIREVGEEAGIEDFRLIDGFRREYDYVFEANGKTIHKTVHLFIARSFEASAELSKEHRDLQWRDYDQALNTITQDGPRDILEEAHDYLDERKDEEEGKYV, via the coding sequence ATGACGGTCGAAGCGACCAGTGCCGGAGCCATCCTCTTCCGCGATACCCGCGGCGAACGGGAGTACTTGCTCCTGAAGAGCCGACCGGGGGACTGGGAGTTCCCCAAAGGCGGGGTCGAGGGGGACGAGGAGCTCCAGCAGACGGCGATACGAGAAGTCGGCGAGGAGGCCGGGATCGAGGATTTCCGGCTGATCGACGGGTTCCGCAGGGAGTACGACTACGTGTTCGAGGCGAACGGGAAGACCATCCACAAGACGGTCCACCTGTTCATCGCCCGCTCGTTCGAGGCGAGCGCCGAGCTCTCGAAGGAACACCGCGACCTCCAGTGGCGCGACTACGACCAGGCGCTCAACACGATCACCCAGGACGGGCCGCGAGACATCTTAGAGGAGGCCCACGACTACCTCGACGAGCGGAAAGACGAGGAGGAGGGGAAGTACGTCTGA